The genome window AGTAGATCAGGTGATGCGAATTCAGACAAAGGATATAGAGCCTGCACCTCAGGGTGCACTAGAATCACATAACTATGTAAAGGGAGTTGCAAAGATCAATGAAAAACTGATGATTCTTTTGGATGTGGGCCTCTTACTTCCCTCAAACAAAACAGAAAACACACATAATTCAAGCACTTTCCACAGAGAGTCAAAACCATTGGAAAAACCGCAATCAGTCGAAAATTCCATTCCTAAAAACCTAGACGATATTCCGCCGGAACTGGCAGCAGTGTTTAAAGAAGACGAGGAAGGAATTCCCCCAACCCAAATAATTAGAGAAGAAACAACTTAGTCGTCTGACTGGTTCCAAAAACGAGTAACGTTAGGCGGTTTAGTGCCATTTTGGAGTCGATCTTTTCCAAAAAATTCCTTTCTGCTTAATATTATTCATAGTATGGTTTGTACATGTCGTTTAAGATGCCAAAACTTGAGGATATCTATGACAAAATCGAATCTGAAGAAAGCACACCAATGAGCCAGGCAGACGGCTACCAATGGGGACTTGATTATCTGAGTGACACGATTAGACAGCTTGAGAAGCTAGAACAAAGGGCTTTGGCAAAAAACGATCCAACATTCTACAATAATGTCAAGATATCAATACAGAGGGCACAACACGCACAGAAAGAACTCCAAGATAAGCTAACCAGAACAAAATAAACTACAGGTTCTGCCTTAACCGACAAATTAAGTCTCATTAGTTTTGTATGATCACATCAAACACACTTTATGATATATCGTGAATTGATTTAACGGAATTTAATGCAACTTTGTGTATTTTATTCTGATCTTATTACAATATTGGAGTGTTCTTGATGCTCCCATGCCATACCTCTCACCAAAAAGGAAACAATGCCTAATGTTAGCCAAATCTGTCTCATCTCAAATCAATGTTCTGATAATCAACGATTCAAATTACATGAGCACGTTGCTGAAAGATCTCATCTCAAGTCAAACTGTACGAGTATGTGATATCGCAAGAGACGGTATAGACGCATTAAGGAAAATCACAGTACAGAAACCAGATGTAATACTACTCGATCTTGAAATGCCGCGCATGGATGGATTGACATTCATTGAAGAAATGGTCAAACGAGGAACATTGATACCGACAATTTTAGTTAGCAGTTTTAGCCAAGACGGAGCAAAGATAGTATTAGACGCATTAGAAAATGGGGCAATTGATTTTGTACCGATTTCTCAGTTAAACCCAGAAAATATGACTATTCTAAAAGAGACATTAATTACTAAAATAAACGCCGCGGCACAATCCGATCCACAAAAGGCAGTTTTGGAAAAAATAAAAAATCTAAAACCGAAAAAAAAGACAATAATTTCTCCTCAAGCTGCATCCGTTGTTGTTACAATAGCCTCATCGACTGGCGGACCGGGGGTAGTACAATCAATACTGTCTACATTTCCAGCAGACATCCATGCAGGAATCCTAGTTGTACAACACATGCCAAAAGGTTTTACAAAAAAATTTGCTGAAAGACTTGATGAAAATTGTGAAATAAATGTCAAAGAAGCTCAAGATGGGGACCTAATAACAGAAGGAACTGCTCTTGTTGCTCCAGGTGATCTGCATATGGAGGTAGATTCTCAACTAAAAATAAAGCTTGTTGATGGACCAAAAAGATTTGGTGTCAGACCTGCTGCAAATGTAACAATGATATCATCTGCTGAATACTTTGGAATGAATACTATTGGTGTAACGTTGACTGGAATGGGACATGACGGAGCATTTGGTATGAAGACCATAAAAAGAAGGGGTGGGAAAACTATTGCTCAGGATGAACAGTCTTCTGTAGTGTTTGGCATGGCAAGAGCCGCATGTGAATTAAATGCAGTAGATAAATTATTGCCGCCAGACAAAATCCCAGAAGCAGTTTTAGAAGAGGTAAAAAAACTTGTCACAGAATAATTACAGAGAGATGTATGTTTCGGAAGCACTGGAGCATGTTGAAACAATCAACGATGCCTTGCTAAAACTAGAAGAAGAACCCAACAAGAAAGAACACCTAGATTTGATATTTCGTTCCGCTCATACAATTAAGGGAATGTCGGCAACAATGGGATATGACGATACAAGAGAATTGTGTAAAAACATCGAAAACATCTTTGACAACATCAGGAAAGGGCAAGAAAAACTCACTCCGAATCTGGCAAGTGCGTTATTCAAATGTATAGATCTTTTGCGTGAAATGATTGCAGATGAGAAAAAGAAGGTGGACCTAAAACCATACCTTCAGATGCTTGAACATCCAGATGATGCGCAAATTGATGTGACTGAACCGACAAACAGTGCCAAATCTCCAACAATACGAGTAAAAATGTTAGATCTTGACTCGTTGGTTAATCTTGTAGGTGAACTCGTTATATCCAAAATGAGACTAGAGCAGACCTTGAGTCACAACGGCTCAGATGACGCTCGTCAAGTCATGACGGAGCTTGACAGACTGGTCACAGATTTACAATATCAATCAATGAAGCTCAGACTTGTACCGATAGATCAGATCTTTAGTCGCTTTACAAGACTTGTACGGGATATATCAACTGGACTTGGCAAACAAGTTAATCTGATCATGGATGGTTCTGGGATAGAGCTTGATCGAACCGTTCTGGATGCAATAACTGATCCTCTCTTACATATTTTACGAAACTGCGTAGATCATGGAATTGAAACACCACAAGAAAGGGAATCAAATGAAAAATCTCCAACTGGTACGATCAAGCTTACTGCATATGGTGTAGGAGATCAGGTTGCAATCAAAATTGAAGATGATGGTAAAGGAATCAACACTGATAGACTCAAGGCAAAGGCAGTAGAAAAGAAACTCATCACGCAGGATGAAGCAGACAAGATGTCAATTGATGAAGCAATCAATCTCTTGGGCACTCCGGGACTCTCAACAGCTAAAGAAATCACAGATGTTTCTGGAAGGGGAGTAGGAATGGATGTGGTAATAACCCAAGTCGAAGCCGTAGGCGGTAATGTAAAAATCACAACTGATCATGGAAAGGGAACTACAATTATCTTAACAATTCCGCTTAGCGTATCAATCATTGGTGGGCTACTGATTAATGTATCAGGAGACAAGTACGTTTTACCACTATCAAGTATTTCGACCACCGTAGTAGTTGAGGCAAATCAAATCAAAAGCATACATGGACAAGAGGCAATTGTGTTACGTGAACAAGTTGTTCCGTTAGTCAGAGTATCAAAACTACTTGGCATGCAAGAAACTGAATCAAACGATACTAACAAGATAACAATAGTAATTGTCAACAAGGGAGGAAAGCCCTACGGACTTGTTGTAGATTCATACGATAGAAAACAGGAAATTGTAATTAAACGATTAAACAACGAAACACATTCATCGGATCTATTCACTAACGCAACAATTCTTGGTGATGGAAGCGTTGCATTAATTCTTGATCCGGCCTTGTTGGTTTAGTGATTAACATGACTGTACTAGTAGGTATTAATTCAGAAGAGGCTCAAAACCTTATCCGTGTATTTGATCAATACATCACATCAAAAACATCCGTAGCACTATCTACACTTTTGAATGAATCAATAACTCACAATGTAAAAATTCTGGAATGTGGAATTTCTGATATCAAAGACATTAAGCTGGATCCTGATGAAATTAAAATGTGTGCTGTACGATTGAACGGAAAGGGGGATACCCACATAGAAATTCTCTATACTATACAACAAAAACATGCAAAGAAAATAGCGGCAAAACTACTTTGCCAGAATGAAGTTTGTGAAATTGATGAAATGGGCGCATCTGCAATCCAAGAAGTTGCCAATATTATGACTGGCTCTTTCTTCAACGCATTGTCTAATGGCACTGGCTTTCGAGTCGATCTATCTACTCCAAACTACACAAATGATGAATTACATTCACTAATAGATACGTCAGTTAAGGATATTGCAAAACCAGTTGAGCATGTAGTAATAACGGACGTGGAATTGATCGGCAAATCAAGTGAAACAAAACTGCATATGATAATAATGCAAAATACAGTGGATGCACGTAAATTACTTGCTAACCACTCTGATCAAATTAAAGAACAGCAATGCACATTTGGCCAACAGAATTCTGAGCTTGACGCCCTGTTGGATGGCACTGATCTGCAATCCTATCCAGTTGGTGGGCAAAATTCTGAGCTTGATGCCATAATTGATGATGCATTAAAGGAGAAGTAGTAATGAGTTTTACCAAACAAACTCATACAAATCATAACACTATCGAAATTCCAATGGGCGGATTGGGGCTTACAACTCCCGAAAAAACATTATTACAAACATTTGTCGGTTCATGCATTGCAATATGTCTCTATGATCCAAGTGTAAAAATTGCTGCGATGGCTCACATCATGCTTCCGAAAAATAATACAAATGATCCAAATCCAAAACCTGAAGCAAAGTTTGCCGATGTTGCAATTAAAATCATGTTAGATAAGATGCAAGCTAATGGTGCAAAACTAAACCGATTGAAAGCAAAGATGGCAGGAGGTGCTAATATTTTTCAAAATGAAGGAAAACCAAATGTCTTTAACATAGGGGCCAGAAACGCAGACGCAATTAAGTCTCTTCTAGACGAGAAAAAAATTCCAATAGTTGCGCAGGATATAGGAGCGACTTCAGGAAGGTGGATTACTTTTGATATGAATTCTCTAGAAATGAAGATCAAAGACAGGGCAAAGGGTGTGACAATAATCTGAATTTTAATGAAACAGTTTCAGATCAACAGTTGTTACTTATTGAAAAAATAATGCAAGTAAAAACTGGAAAGGATCTACATCAATTTAAAAGACCATTTTTGAATAGACGTATTAATGCAAGGATGAGAGCGGTTGGAGTAAGAGATGGCTCCGAATATGCAAAATTACTAGAATCTGATTCAGCTGAACCGTCTATTTTATTCAAAAGCTTCTCAATTAATGTAACCGAATTTTATCGAGATTCCTTTGTTTGGGAATGTCTGTCATCAAAAATAATGCCACAAATTCTCAAAAATAATACAACTTTGCAAGTCTGGAGCGCAGGGTGTGCGTCCGGAGAAGAACCATACAGCCTTGCAATTCTTCTAAGTGAGGTAATAGGCACAAAAAATGTCAAATTTAACATCATTGCAACCGATATTAGTGTAGATGCAATAAATCGAGCAAAAAAAGGCCAATATATTTCTCAAAGTCTCAAGAACCTAACTCCCAACATCATTGCAAAATACTTTACGCCTATAAACAATGATACATATCAAATAAACGAATCAATAAAACAACTTGTAACATTTCAGCAAGGAGACATCATATCATTTCCAGTCGAACACGTCAATTTGATCACTTGCAGAAATGTTTTGATATATTATGATAAACCAGCACAAGAACTAGTCTTCAAAAAATTCCACAAAACACTAAACGATGATGGTTATCTTGTCATAGGACAGGATGAGACAATGATGGGAGCAGCATCAGGCAAGTCTTTCTCATGCATTCTACCAAGAGAAAGAATATACAGCAAACTGGCAGTCGGAGGAAACACGATTGTTTAATACAGTAAATCAAATCTACATTTCAACATATCACCAAATGGTCTTGTCTGATCATCATAAACACACTCTAGATTATTATTTAATTAGAAAACTAAACAATATGAGTTCGTACTGCACCAAATTAAGTTTTAAACAAAAAATAGGAGTAATTTCATGACCACGCAGCTTGTATCCCTCGACGCATTCCAAGTTGTTACTTTTAGCCTAATGGATAATCAAAAAAAGGAAAACTACGCAATACCAATTGAACAAATCCGTGAAATCCGTGCAATTGAATCCGTAACAAAAGTACCAAAGGCAAAATCTTATGTAAAGGGAATAATAAACCTCCGAGGACACATCATTCCAGTAATTGATGTGAAGGAAAAGCTTGGACTTGATTCAGATACAAGTATCAATTCTTCAAAGCAAAGAATTTTGGTTGCAGATGTAAACGATTCACTTACCGGCCTTCTCGTAGACGAAGTAGATCAGGTGATGCGAATTCAGACAAAGGATATCGAGCCTGCACCTCAGAGCGTGCTGGAATCAAGCAATTATATCAAAGGAATAGTAAAATCAGATGAAAAATTGATTGTTCTATTAGATGTGGCAAAATTACTTGATGACTCTTCCTTTACCATTACGGAAGCAATCCAGGGAGGAAATCAGCAATGAGTTATGGTGCCAAAAAAATTCTCGTAGTTGATGATGCCTCGTTTATGCGAACCGTCCTAAAAGACATTGTCAAGGGAAATGGGCTTGCTACCGAAGTGATCGAGGCAGCAGATGGTGTTGAGGGAGTGAAGGCATATCAGACACAAAAACCAGATCTTGTAACAATGGATGTAAACATGCCAAGAGCTGATGGCATTCAAGCATTGCGTGCTATTATGAAAATTGATCCTTCTGCAAAAGTAGTAATGGTCACATCTGTGGAACAAAAACAAATCGTTCAAGACGCAATGAAAATTGGAGCAAGAGATTACATTGTAAAACCATTTGACCGAAGTAATGTGGGTCTTGTACTAAACAAGGTTATGAGACAAAAATAGGAACACAACAATGCAAACTTATGCCATAACTGAATCTGAACTGGAACAACTTTCTGAAATTTTTAACAAGTGTATTTCGACAAGAACCGTTGAATCTCTTTCAACAATGCTTGGCGTACCGTTCGATTGCAAGGTCGGCAAAACAAAAATGCTGGACATATCTGAGCTTGATGAACTTACCCCAGCGTTCTCTGATTCAGTAGACATGTCTGCAGTTTATGTAAAGCAGACAGGTGATATCGATGTTGGAATATTATATTACATGCCAGAAAAGGATGGAAAAAAGTTTGCGGCAAAACTGCTTGGACTAAAGAAACTAGGTGTATTTTCTAAATTAAGCAAGTCATCGCTCTCAGAGACAGGAAACATTCTCTCAGGCTCATTTTTTAATGCATTGGCAATTGAAAAACATTGTAAAACTACATCCGATATGCCTGGCTTTGCTATTGACACGTTTAGATCATTATTAGAGATTCCAGCAACTGATATTGGAATAGAAACTCAATCATTAATTGCATGTGATGCTGAATTTAACTCACAAAGTGATCTCAGATTGAGAATGCTCATAATATTAGATCCGATCAATGCAAAAAAACTCTTAGACATACGTATCTAGATTCTAAAAACAGAGGAACTCCTTCTAATAATTAAGATGGATGACATCGCAATGGTGAATATTACAAATACGATTGAACCAAATTCCGGCACAACCATCAAACCAAATTCAGTGCTCATGTCAGTTCCTCTTAGTTTTTCAAATCGTATCTGCGTATGACCTGACTGTCCTTCAGAAAATTTGTAATCTGCATAATCTCCTCCGACCTGCGCATTGCCTGATTTCTTGTAGATCTGTTTTTCATTTTGAATTATAATAAAGTCATAAGAAGTGTTACGAAGAGTTTCTCCTGTCTTTGCATTGCGGAAAGTGAAGATGAATTTTGTATCCTTACCTGGTTCAATTATGGTTGGATCCCATGACAAGTCCACCTGAATCTCTTCATTTTTTGTCATGGCAACCATCGGAAATACAACATTATAGCTTGCCTCTAGTGTAAACTTCATGTTTTCTGGCTTATCAACGCCTATTTTTTGCTGGGCTTGCTTGAGGAATTTTAGATTATCTTGTGACAAAATAAAGTGAACTATTCTTTCATTTTCATCCGAATAGTCGTCAATTGTTATCGATGACTTGAATAGATCAATCCCATTTACCCTGCCAGTATAGCTTGGAACTAAAAAATTACTAAATTTCTTTGGAAAATGAACCTCTTCATGAACCACAGGCACATGCATGATATTTTGCTCGCTCCAATCAAAAGGCATCTCAAAACTTACAATATTTGAGTTTGAATCATAGTCAAAATTTGATATCTTGTCATAATATGATTTTACACCAAACATCACGTCTTCATCATCTTGGGTTTTTTCATTAAACTTCTGATTTGTCGGTATAGTGATATCTGCAATATATGTTCCCAAGTTTTCTACTATGTTAGTTGGCTTGTCAATGGTTCTGATTTCAATCTCAAAATGATACAATCCACCGGAGCTAAAAACTGGACCTGTAAGCTCTATTGGTTTGGAATCTGTTTCATACCATGCGCCGAGAAGATTGTCTTTTTCACCAGTAATTGTGATGTTGCCAATTGTTGTTGGGCTAACTTTAATGTTAATTATACCATTTGCCGCAAAAAAATAATTCCTAAAAATCATTTTCCCTTCGTGGTATAATCCGATTAAAAATGTTGTATTGTTTGTGTTTTGATTTGTTTGTAAATCAATAGATCTGATTATAATTTTTTTTTCCTTATCTTCTGTAAAATCCATAGGGATTATCTCTGTAGTTATGGTGATTTTTTTACCGTTTACGTCTACTGATTTTATTGTATCAAGACCAAGACCATGACCATATGCATTAGAAATTGGCACGATCATCAGTACTGATAAAATACCGACTGTCATTATTGACAGTAACTCGTTTCTAATCATAACGTGACTAGCTTTACAGTATCCATTTTTTTATTTGTCTGAAAATTTTTTGTGATTAAATTAATCTGCTCTGCTTCCCCATCTAACATGAATAATTCAACGCATTTGTTACCGTGGATCTTGCTATGCAGTTGTGTAGTGATCAAGTCCTCAAAACTGTGCTTCATTCCTGCAATGATGTGATCAAATTCATCGTTATGTACTACAAGTAGAATCGCATGCAGATTTCCTGAAAGCTCGTTTTTTTGCCTTTCCTCCGAAACAAAATTTCTTATTCCTGCCCTGATTGCCTCCGATCTGCCAGTAAAGCCCATTGTTTTTTGCAGCTTATCGAGTTCTGTTAACATCTCATCGTTTAATGAAATTGATACAATTGGCATTGATCAAATTATTATTAAACTTGTTATAAAGATAGTCATTAAACTTATTAATTTTTTATAGATTTATTAATAATCATACGCATAAAATCGCGTGAAAAAGCCAGTGATGATTGGTATGGGCATTGCGATTGTTGTAATAATATCAATTGTAACAGTCATTAGTGGAAATAGCTCAAAACAAGATGTTTCACCGCAGGAAGAAAAACCAGCAAAACTAAAAGTAATTGCCTCTTTTTATCCACTTTACGAGTTTTCAAAAAACGTGGCGGGCGACAGGGCTGAAGTTTCAACTTTTATTCCAGTTGGAATCGAACCGCATGACTGGGAACCGACCACAAACGACATACTTAACCTCAAGGAATCCGATATTCTTGTTTACAATGGCATAGGGATGGAACCTTTTGTTGATAAATTAATTGACTCTGGCGAGTACAGTAATGTAAAATTTGTTGAAACAACAAGGGGGATAAATCTCATAAAAACAGATGGCGTACATCAAAAAGAATCCGATGATCATACTGTGTATAATCCACACGTGTGGCTAGATCCAGTTCTCGCAAAACATCAAGTGATGATGATCAAAGATGCTATGATTGACGCTGATCCTGATAATAGAAAATACTATGAAGATAATGCAAATGCCTACCGCGACAAGCTAGACGAACTAGATTCCAAAATCCAAACGGAATTATCCAATTGCAAAAAAGATACCTTTATGCCGTTTCATGATGCATATTCTTATTTTGCTAATAGATATGGATTGAAAACTTTTCCACTATCTGGAATATCGCCGGAATCCGAAGTAACTGCCGCCGATCTTAGGGAATTTGTAGATTTCATTCAAAAGAATAAAATCAAAAAAATATATTCGGAAGAGATGGTAGATCCAAAACTTGCAACTACTCTTGCCGAAGAATCTGATGCACAAGTTTTAATCTTCAGCCCATTAGAGGGATTAACAGACAAAGAAATGATTGACGGTGTTACATATTTGGATAAAATGAGTGAGAACGTACAAAATCTAAAGATTGGACTTGAATGCCAATGAACGTATTAGAAGTCTCTGACGTTTCCATAAAATACAATGGCCATTTAGCAGTGGATAAGATTAATTTTGACGTAAAGGAAGGCGATTTACTCGGAATAGTCGGACCAAACGGTGCAGGCAAGACTACCCTGTTTAAGGCCATAATAGGACTGCAAAACCACAGTGGGAAAATCAAGCTATTTGGATACGATGAGGCAGATTATCAACCACTTCTTCCTCTGATAGGCTATGTTTCACAAAAAGTTAGCTTTGAGCCAAATTTTCCTGCCACTGTATCAGAAGTGGTATCAATGGGATTAATCCCCGAAAAAAAATTACGCAAAGGAGCCGTGTTGTTAAAGAATTGTGGCTATTCTTGGAACCTATTATATCAAAAAGTAGGGAAGGACAGCGACAAGGTTCTAGAATGTCTAAAAACGGCAGGATTGGAATCATTAAAGGACAGGAGAATAGGTGATCTCTCGGGAGGAGAACTCCAACGTGTCTTTATTGCAAAGGCTTTGGTAAAAGATCCAGTACTTTTGATATTAGACGAACCAGTAACTGGTGTGGACGCAGATGCACAAAACAAGTTTTACAATGTCTTAAAAAAAATAAACACCGAAAACAAGATTACAATCGTCTGGTCGTCTCATGATTTAGAGGCAATATCAAAGCTTGCAAACAGAGTCGCATGCATGAATAGAAAATTATTCTTCCATGGAGAGAAAGAAGAATTCTTCTCAAATAAGGAACTACTAAAAACATACGCAGAATCTGCAATGCAAATGCACATGCATGATCATAATTAAAAATGAATCTTGAAATTCTCGGTTACAGTTTCATCCAAAAGGGACTGATAGCAGGAGCTGCAATCTCAATAATTTGCTCTTTAATGGGAATGTTTCTCGTCTTGAGGCGCTATTCTCTTTTCGGAGATGCGCTTTCCCATATGGCATTTGGCGGAATTTCGCTTGGTTTGTTTACTGGAATCTATCCATTATGGACCGCATTTGCCATATCTGTTTTGGGTGCACTGGGCATAACGAAGCTTAGAAAAAGTACCAAAATTTCCGGCGATGCTGCAATTGCCGTTCTTTTAGTATCTGGTCTTGGAATTGGCGTGTTGCTGATTAGCGCCTCAGGCGGATTCAAAGTTGACCTATTTAGCTTTCTTTTTGGCAGCATTTTGTTGATTAGTACTGAGGATATGTTGCTCATACTTGGAATAAGTAGTGGAATTGTTGCAACTCTTGTTGCTTTACGAAAACAATTGCTACATCTAACATTTGATGAGGAGCAAGCCCAAGTAAGTGGAATCAACACAGACAAGCTAAATTATGTTTTTGTAGTCTTGGCAAGTATTACTGTAATCACATCTATGCGTTTGGTTGGTATATTGCTTATTTCTGCATTAATTGTACTGCCAAATATCACTGCAATTATGTTTGGTAAAGGATTCAAAAAAACAATAGTGCTATCAGTATCAATGTCAGTTAGCTCCGTTATAAGTGGAATAATTTTATCATACTACCTCGATTTGGCCCCTTCAGGTGTAATTGTTATGATATCAGTATCTATGCTAGTTGGTACGCTATTATTCAAACATGTTAACGTTCTAGGAAAATCTCAAGCTATGCAAAAGCTGCCTAGCGAAGCCTAAGAGAATTCTTTTTATCTTCATACTCAGATTCTAATTTTTTGAATCTGTATTTTAAATCGTCGTACTCCATCTGAATTCCTCTTTTTCTGGAATTTATCTCGTCATAACTCTCCTCAAGTTTTTCTATTTTATTCCGCAAGTGATTCAACTCCGTCTTGAGAGAATCTCTTTCTGGTTTTAAATATGCCAAAACTTCTCTAACCTCTGCTAAACTTTCGTTTGCCGACTTTTTTTC of Candidatus Nitrosotenuis sp. DW1 contains these proteins:
- a CDS encoding metal ABC transporter permease; translation: MNLEILGYSFIQKGLIAGAAISIICSLMGMFLVLRRYSLFGDALSHMAFGGISLGLFTGIYPLWTAFAISVLGALGITKLRKSTKISGDAAIAVLLVSGLGIGVLLISASGGFKVDLFSFLFGSILLISTEDMLLILGISSGIVATLVALRKQLLHLTFDEEQAQVSGINTDKLNYVFVVLASITVITSMRLVGILLISALIVLPNITAIMFGKGFKKTIVLSVSMSVSSVISGIILSYYLDLAPSGVIVMISVSMLVGTLLFKHVNVLGKSQAMQKLPSEA